In Arthrobacter burdickii, one DNA window encodes the following:
- a CDS encoding response regulator, giving the protein MAIVDDQHLVRSGFAMLINSQPDLEVVAEAANGEEAVRALATTRADVVLMDVRMPGMDGIEATHRILADYAGRAPATSGGDAGPRIVVLTTFDLDEYALSAIHAGASGFLLKDAPPEELLEAVRTVHRGDAVIAPSTTRRLLDHVAPLLRRPSATQDAHAAAVARLTAREREVFELIAQGLSNPEIALKLFLSEATVKTHVSHILAKLEARDRVQAVVMAYETGIVRP; this is encoded by the coding sequence ATCGCGATCGTGGACGACCAGCACCTGGTGCGGAGCGGTTTCGCCATGCTGATCAATTCGCAGCCCGACCTCGAGGTGGTCGCCGAGGCCGCGAACGGCGAGGAAGCGGTGAGGGCCCTCGCGACCACGCGGGCCGACGTCGTCCTGATGGATGTGCGCATGCCGGGCATGGACGGCATCGAGGCCACGCACCGTATCCTCGCCGATTACGCGGGCCGCGCGCCCGCCACGTCCGGCGGGGATGCAGGACCGCGCATCGTGGTCCTGACGACCTTCGACCTCGACGAGTACGCCCTGTCCGCCATCCACGCCGGGGCGAGTGGCTTCCTGCTCAAGGACGCCCCACCCGAGGAACTGCTCGAGGCGGTCCGGACCGTCCATCGGGGGGACGCCGTCATCGCGCCGTCCACCACGCGCCGGCTGCTCGACCACGTGGCGCCGCTCCTGCGCCGGCCCTCGGCCACCCAGGACGCGCATGCCGCCGCGGTGGCGCGGCTGACGGCCCGCGAGCGCGAGGTGTTCGAACTCATCGCCCAGGGGCTCTCGAATCCGGAGATCGCCCTGAAGCTGTTCCTCTCCGAGGCCACGGTGAAGACGCACGTGAGCCACATCCTCGCAAAGCTCGAGGCACGGGACCGCGTCCAGGCCGTGGTCATGGCCTACGAGACGGGGATCGTCCGCCCCTGA
- a CDS encoding HAD family hydrolase, with translation MAGAGKAAGGSPGVDGVLFDIDETLVDLEQAMGRTLQSIPDPALDHLSDDDWVRYKALYTGDPQRHYDRFLAGELTFEEQRVHRVRHARAGFTREPFLGHTADAWVRAYEQMLPLHFRAYDDVVPLLDELDARGIPYGAVSNNVHDYQRAKLDRAGLNRIAVLVGIDAVGVAKPDPAIYLEGARLIGTAPARTLYVGDNRLIDAVGAHAAGLVGVWLDRTGMRGEPVTAPAPNPSGDPVGLSEGAGNPEGPGSAEDALEVPRITDLAAVLQFLPSVR, from the coding sequence ATGGCAGGGGCGGGGAAGGCGGCCGGGGGAAGCCCGGGCGTCGACGGCGTGCTGTTCGACATCGACGAGACGCTCGTCGACCTGGAGCAGGCCATGGGGCGGACGCTCCAGTCCATCCCGGATCCTGCGCTCGACCACCTCAGCGACGACGACTGGGTCCGGTACAAGGCCCTGTACACGGGGGACCCGCAGAGGCACTACGACCGCTTCCTCGCCGGCGAGCTCACCTTCGAGGAGCAGCGCGTGCACCGGGTCCGCCATGCACGGGCGGGCTTTACCCGTGAACCCTTCCTCGGCCACACGGCGGATGCTTGGGTCCGGGCGTACGAGCAGATGCTTCCCCTGCATTTCCGGGCGTACGACGACGTCGTGCCGCTGCTCGACGAACTCGACGCGCGGGGCATCCCCTACGGAGCCGTGAGCAACAACGTGCACGACTACCAGAGGGCCAAGCTGGATCGGGCGGGCCTGAACCGCATCGCCGTCCTCGTCGGCATCGACGCGGTCGGCGTCGCGAAGCCTGATCCCGCCATCTACCTGGAGGGCGCGAGGCTCATCGGCACGGCTCCCGCGCGCACCCTGTACGTGGGGGACAACCGCCTGATCGATGCCGTCGGGGCCCATGCGGCAGGACTCGTCGGCGTCTGGCTCGACCGCACGGGGATGCGCGGGGAACCCGTTACGGCACCGGCCCCGAATCCCTCGGGGGACCCGGTGGGACTGTCGGAAGGGGCGGGAAATCCGGAGGGACCCGGTTCCGCCGAGGACGCCCTCGAGGTGCCGCGCATCACCGATCTGGCGGCCGTTTTGCAGTTCCTGCCCTCTGTCCGGTAA
- a CDS encoding fumarylacetoacetate hydrolase family protein has product MRIARFVVNDDPTFGVVEGAPGSEEVAVIQGDPFYAGVQLTGVRHALEDVRLLAPVIPRSKVVGVGRNYADHIQEMGSETPAAPLMFLKPNTSVVGPGDPVMLPSFSDQISYEAELAVVIGRICKDVPLERVDDVIFGYTCANDLTARDVQKTDDQWARAKGFDTSCPIGPWIETDLDPENLSIRGTLDGELRQDGSTSDMIWGARELVAYVSQAFTLLPGDIILTGTPAGVGMITDGQRYDVDIEGIGRLSNPARR; this is encoded by the coding sequence ATGCGAATTGCACGCTTTGTCGTAAATGATGACCCAACGTTCGGAGTCGTGGAGGGAGCCCCCGGCAGCGAGGAAGTCGCCGTCATCCAGGGCGATCCCTTCTACGCCGGCGTCCAGCTCACCGGCGTGCGCCACGCCCTGGAGGACGTCCGGCTCCTGGCCCCCGTCATACCACGCAGCAAGGTCGTGGGCGTCGGCCGGAACTATGCCGATCACATCCAGGAGATGGGCAGCGAGACTCCGGCCGCACCGCTGATGTTCCTCAAGCCGAACACCTCCGTCGTCGGTCCCGGCGACCCCGTCATGCTGCCCTCCTTCTCCGACCAGATCTCCTACGAGGCAGAACTGGCCGTCGTCATCGGGCGCATCTGCAAGGACGTCCCGCTGGAGCGCGTGGACGACGTGATCTTCGGCTATACCTGCGCCAACGACCTGACGGCGCGGGACGTCCAGAAGACCGACGACCAGTGGGCCCGCGCGAAGGGCTTCGACACCTCCTGCCCGATCGGGCCCTGGATCGAGACCGACCTCGACCCCGAGAACCTCAGCATCCGCGGCACACTGGATGGCGAACTCCGCCAGGACGGCTCCACGAGCGACATGATCTGGGGAGCACGCGAGCTGGTGGCCTACGTGTCGCAGGCCTTCACCCTGCTGCCGGGTGACATCATCCTCACCGGAACACCGGCCGGGGTCGGCATGATCACCGACGGCCAGCGGTACGACGTCGACATCGAAGGCATCGGACGCCTGTCCAACCCGGCACGCCGCTGA
- a CDS encoding sensor histidine kinase, translating to MDIHLRLARWVRAHPGTIDAWLALGIFVLLVLPFAASRVEGTGPTVVVSVALVLPLAWRRSRVVPSAMAVAGVSVLQLITGIQPVPAQFVILITIYTLAAFGPRWASLGGLGLAIAGAAIGLVRYGDMLGVSGGNPVLTTVPLFLILLFFVESLALLAWTMGDLARSRRLTYRALEDRNRRLEVERQQERDLAAADERSHIAREMHDIVAHSLSVIITQADGARYASAQAPELAVRTLGTIADTGRGSLREMRRLLGVLRGDESASTRPLPTLDDIDSLVQSVRRSGVRIDCRRVGTPRRHLPLGAELTAYRVVQESLTNVLKHAGSATSTEVSLEYGPRGLTITVDDDGRGAAPDPATAGAGQGIIGMTERVRLYDGTVSAAPRSGGGYRVEAFIPYTQA from the coding sequence ATGGACATCCACCTGCGGCTGGCGCGCTGGGTCCGCGCGCACCCCGGGACGATCGATGCATGGCTCGCGCTGGGGATCTTCGTCCTCCTCGTCCTGCCGTTCGCGGCGAGCCGCGTGGAGGGGACCGGCCCGACCGTCGTCGTGTCCGTGGCCCTGGTGCTCCCCCTCGCATGGCGTCGTTCGCGCGTGGTGCCCTCGGCCATGGCCGTCGCGGGCGTCTCCGTGCTGCAGCTCATCACCGGCATCCAACCGGTTCCGGCCCAGTTCGTCATCCTCATCACGATCTACACCCTGGCCGCCTTCGGCCCCCGGTGGGCGAGCCTCGGAGGCCTCGGTCTCGCCATCGCGGGGGCCGCGATCGGGCTTGTGCGGTACGGCGACATGCTGGGTGTGAGCGGAGGCAACCCCGTACTGACCACGGTGCCCCTGTTCCTGATCCTGCTGTTCTTCGTGGAGTCCCTCGCGCTTCTCGCCTGGACCATGGGCGACCTCGCCCGGTCGCGGCGGCTCACCTACCGTGCACTCGAGGACCGGAACCGGCGGCTGGAGGTCGAGCGGCAGCAGGAGCGCGACCTCGCCGCGGCGGACGAGCGCAGCCATATCGCCCGGGAGATGCACGACATCGTGGCGCATTCCCTGTCGGTAATCATCACGCAGGCCGACGGCGCGCGGTATGCGAGCGCACAGGCGCCCGAACTCGCCGTGCGGACGCTGGGTACCATCGCCGACACCGGGCGGGGATCGCTGCGCGAGATGCGGCGGCTGCTCGGCGTCCTCCGCGGTGACGAGAGCGCGTCAACCCGACCGCTCCCCACGCTCGACGACATCGACTCCCTCGTCCAGTCGGTCCGCAGATCCGGTGTGCGGATCGACTGCCGCCGCGTCGGCACGCCGCGCAGGCACCTGCCGCTCGGAGCGGAACTCACGGCGTACCGCGTGGTGCAGGAGTCGCTCACGAACGTGCTCAAGCACGCGGGATCGGCCACGTCCACGGAGGTGTCGCTCGAATACGGCCCGCGGGGACTCACCATCACGGTGGACGACGACGGGCGCGGGGCCGCTCCGGATCCTGCCACGGCGGGCGCGGGCCAGGGCATCATCGGCATGACCGAACGGGTCCGGCTGTACGACGGCACGGTCTCGGCCGCGCCGCGCTCCGGGGGCGGCTACCGCGTGGAGGCGTTCATCCCGTACACGCAGGCCTAG
- a CDS encoding 3-isopropylmalate dehydrogenase: protein MTDAPHRIDLAVIPGDGIGPEVTAEAVKVLRAAVGDDVELSLTDYELGAEHWLATGETLPDATLEQLRRHDAILFGAVGAAPGDTRIPSGLIEREFLLKLRFSLDHFVNLRPSKLYPGVASPLADPGVIDFVVVREGTEGPYTGNGGTLRGGTPHEVATEVSLNTAHGVERVVRDAFARASGRRKKLTLVHKHNVLVYAGHLWKRTVEAVAAEFPDVHHDYLHVDAAMIFLVTDPSRFDVIVTDNLFGDIVTDLAAAVSGGIGLAASANLNMDRTAPSMFEPVHGSAPDIAGQQVADPTAAILSGALLLRHLGLDAHAQRIEQAVEQDIASRSGARRTSAIGDAIAAAVS, encoded by the coding sequence ATGACTGATGCCCCGCACCGTATCGACCTCGCCGTCATCCCCGGAGACGGAATCGGCCCGGAAGTGACCGCGGAGGCGGTCAAGGTGCTGCGTGCGGCGGTCGGCGACGACGTCGAGCTCTCGCTCACCGACTACGAACTGGGGGCGGAGCACTGGCTGGCCACGGGGGAGACCCTGCCCGACGCGACCCTGGAGCAGCTGCGGCGCCACGACGCGATCCTCTTCGGTGCCGTCGGGGCCGCCCCCGGTGACACCCGCATCCCCTCAGGGCTGATCGAGCGGGAGTTTTTGCTGAAGCTCCGCTTCTCGCTGGACCACTTCGTGAACCTGCGGCCCTCGAAGCTGTACCCCGGCGTGGCCAGTCCGCTGGCGGATCCCGGCGTCATCGACTTCGTCGTCGTGCGGGAGGGAACGGAGGGGCCGTACACCGGCAACGGGGGAACGCTGCGCGGTGGGACGCCGCACGAGGTGGCCACGGAGGTCTCCCTCAACACCGCTCATGGCGTGGAGCGGGTGGTGCGCGACGCCTTCGCGCGCGCGTCGGGGCGCCGGAAGAAGCTGACACTCGTGCACAAGCACAACGTCCTCGTCTACGCGGGACACCTGTGGAAGCGCACCGTCGAGGCCGTCGCCGCCGAGTTCCCCGACGTGCACCACGACTACCTGCACGTGGACGCCGCGATGATCTTCCTCGTCACCGACCCCTCGCGCTTCGACGTCATCGTCACGGACAACCTGTTCGGTGACATCGTCACGGACCTGGCGGCAGCGGTCTCGGGCGGGATCGGCCTCGCGGCCTCCGCGAACCTCAACATGGACCGCACCGCCCCCTCGATGTTCGAGCCGGTGCACGGGTCGGCCCCGGACATCGCCGGCCAGCAGGTCGCGGACCCGACGGCCGCGATCCTGTCCGGAGCGCTTCTGCTCCGCCACCTCGGCCTCGATGCCCACGCCCAGCGGATCGAGCAGGCCGTCGAGCAGGACATCGCATCGCGTTCCGGTGCCCGCAGGACCTCGGCCATCGGCGATGCTATTGCCGCTGCCGTGTCCTAA
- the gltX gene encoding glutamate--tRNA ligase — MTTAADIPTVTDATPVRVRFCPSPTGTPHVGLIRTALFNWAYARHTGGKLVFRIEDTDAARDSEESYHQLLEAMTWLGIDWDEGVEVGGPHAPYRQSQRGELYQDVIGRLVQAGHLYESFSTPEEVEERHRAAGRDVKLGYDNYDRTLTEEQKEAFRSSGRPAVLRLRMPDEDITFTDLVRGEITFRAGSVPDFAVVRANGAPLYTLVNPVDDALMGITHVLRGEDLLSSTPRQVALYRALIDIGVARYMPLFGHLPYVMGQGNKKLSKRDPESNLFLHRERGFIREGLLNYLSLLGWSLSADEDIFSVEQLIEKFDVRDVLANPARFDLKKAEAINGTHVRLLDPAEFRSRLLPYLAAAGLIGVDPTEEELRIVAEAAPLIQERITLLGEAPEMLGFLFKADDAIDIADDARKGLPDNLGEVLEATLEALEGVGSWDAESLQGALRSALVDTLGLKPRLAFGPVRTAVSGRRISPPLFESMVILGRDSSLARVRALRATVG; from the coding sequence ATGACTACTGCCGCAGATATCCCCACCGTCACCGATGCCACACCCGTCCGGGTCCGATTCTGTCCGTCGCCGACGGGCACCCCGCATGTCGGGCTGATCCGCACGGCCCTGTTCAACTGGGCCTACGCACGCCACACCGGGGGGAAGCTCGTCTTCCGCATCGAGGACACCGACGCCGCCCGTGACAGCGAGGAGAGCTACCACCAGCTCCTGGAGGCCATGACCTGGCTGGGCATCGACTGGGACGAGGGCGTCGAGGTCGGGGGGCCGCACGCGCCCTACCGCCAGTCGCAGCGCGGCGAGTTGTACCAGGACGTGATCGGACGCCTCGTCCAGGCCGGCCACCTCTACGAGTCCTTCTCCACTCCCGAGGAGGTGGAGGAGCGCCACCGGGCAGCAGGACGCGACGTCAAGCTCGGCTACGACAACTACGACCGCACCCTGACCGAGGAGCAGAAGGAAGCCTTCCGGTCCTCCGGGCGGCCGGCAGTCCTGCGCCTGCGGATGCCGGACGAGGACATCACCTTCACCGACCTCGTCCGCGGCGAGATCACTTTCCGTGCCGGCAGCGTGCCCGACTTCGCCGTCGTGCGGGCCAACGGGGCGCCACTGTACACGCTCGTCAACCCCGTCGACGATGCCCTCATGGGAATCACGCACGTCCTCCGCGGGGAGGACCTGCTGTCCTCCACGCCTCGCCAGGTCGCGCTGTACCGGGCGCTGATCGACATCGGAGTCGCCCGCTACATGCCGCTGTTCGGCCACCTGCCGTACGTCATGGGCCAGGGCAACAAGAAGCTGTCCAAGCGGGATCCCGAGTCCAACCTGTTCCTGCACCGGGAGCGCGGCTTCATCCGCGAGGGACTCCTCAACTACCTGTCGCTGCTCGGCTGGAGCCTTTCGGCGGACGAGGACATCTTCTCGGTGGAGCAGCTCATCGAGAAGTTCGACGTGCGCGACGTCCTCGCCAACCCGGCGCGCTTCGACCTCAAAAAGGCCGAGGCGATCAACGGGACGCACGTGAGGTTGCTCGACCCGGCCGAGTTCCGCTCACGGCTCCTGCCCTACCTCGCCGCCGCCGGGCTCATCGGCGTCGACCCCACGGAGGAGGAGCTGCGGATCGTCGCGGAAGCGGCCCCGCTCATCCAGGAGCGCATCACCCTCCTCGGCGAGGCGCCGGAGATGCTGGGTTTCCTGTTCAAGGCCGACGACGCCATCGACATCGCCGACGACGCCCGCAAGGGCCTCCCCGACAACCTGGGTGAGGTCCTCGAGGCGACGCTGGAGGCCCTCGAGGGGGTCGGGTCGTGGGACGCGGAGTCCCTGCAGGGCGCTCTCCGGTCCGCGCTGGTGGACACGCTGGGGCTGAAGCCCCGCCTGGCGTTCGGGCCGGTGCGTACCGCCGTCTCGGGCCGCAGGATCTCACCGCCGCTCTTCGAGTCGATGGTGATCCTCGGGCGGGACTCCTCGCTCGCCCGGGTCCGTGCGCTCCGCGCCACGGTGGGCTGA
- a CDS encoding branched-chain amino acid aminotransferase has protein sequence MTATDTQFAQHLSTQRKSAEEREAVLANPGFGNFFTDHTAVVDFSVDASGVGGWHDARLEPYGPIALDPAAAVLHYGQEIFEGMKAYRHADGSVWTFRADANAARLNRSAARLALPQLPEELFLESLRQLVSADSDWIPSGDGESLYLRPFMIATEAFLGVRPAREVSYRVIASPAGNYFGGEVKPVDIWVSRNYARAGRGGTGAAKAGGNYASSLAAQLEAEAHGCKQVLFLDQFNDNAVEELGGMNVFFVFRDGSLVTPALSGTILEGVTRSSIIQLGRDRGLQVSERKITLDEWRDGVASGDIAEVFACGTAAVITPIGQLRDGDEFIGSAGAPAGEVTMSIRSQLLGIQTGVVEDTHGWLTRLV, from the coding sequence ATGACAGCCACCGATACCCAGTTCGCCCAGCACCTGTCGACGCAGCGGAAGTCGGCCGAGGAGCGGGAGGCGGTGCTGGCGAACCCGGGCTTCGGCAACTTCTTCACCGACCACACGGCTGTCGTCGACTTCAGCGTCGACGCATCCGGCGTCGGCGGCTGGCACGATGCGCGGCTCGAACCCTACGGGCCCATCGCACTGGATCCGGCAGCCGCCGTCCTGCACTACGGCCAGGAGATCTTCGAGGGCATGAAGGCCTACCGGCACGCCGACGGTTCCGTGTGGACCTTCCGGGCCGACGCGAATGCGGCCCGCCTGAACCGCTCCGCAGCCCGCCTCGCCCTGCCCCAGCTGCCCGAGGAACTGTTCCTCGAGTCCCTGCGCCAGCTCGTCTCGGCCGACTCCGACTGGATCCCCTCCGGCGACGGGGAGAGCCTCTACCTTCGGCCCTTCATGATCGCCACCGAGGCGTTCCTCGGCGTCCGGCCCGCCCGCGAGGTCTCCTACCGGGTGATCGCATCGCCCGCGGGCAACTACTTCGGCGGCGAGGTGAAGCCCGTGGACATCTGGGTCTCCCGCAACTACGCCCGCGCGGGACGCGGTGGTACCGGAGCTGCGAAGGCGGGCGGCAACTACGCTTCATCGCTCGCCGCGCAGCTCGAGGCCGAAGCGCACGGCTGCAAGCAGGTGCTGTTCCTCGACCAGTTCAACGACAACGCGGTCGAGGAACTCGGCGGCATGAACGTCTTCTTCGTGTTCCGCGACGGTTCCCTCGTCACTCCTGCACTCTCCGGCACCATCCTCGAGGGCGTCACCCGGTCCTCGATCATCCAGCTCGGCAGGGACCGGGGGCTCCAGGTGAGCGAACGCAAGATCACGCTGGACGAATGGCGCGACGGCGTCGCCAGCGGCGATATCGCCGAGGTCTTCGCCTGCGGTACGGCCGCTGTCATCACGCCCATCGGCCAGCTGCGTGACGGCGACGAGTTCATCGGCTCGGCGGGTGCACCGGCCGGCGAGGTGACCATGTCGATCCGGAGCCAGCTGCTGGGGATCCAGACCGGCGTCGTGGAGGACACGCACGGCTGGCTGACGCGCCTGGTCTGA
- a CDS encoding ABC transporter ATP-binding protein yields the protein MSTSMHPAVPTAIPADGSPAPTAAVSARGVSKSYGRGETAVHALRDVSLDFDRGRFTAIMGPSGSGKSTLMHCLAGLDSIDAGRLWIGGTDITGLPDTALTRLRRERVGFVFQAFNLVPTLTAEQNITLPVALAGGSVDTDWLQQISSSLGLTDRLSHRPHELSGGQQQRVAVARALLTRPDVIFGDEPTGNLDSTTGAEVLSLLRRSCREMGQSIIMVTHDPVAASYADRVVLLEDGALVGELEQSTPEAILGALAKLGA from the coding sequence ATGTCTACTTCCATGCATCCAGCCGTCCCGACGGCGATCCCCGCGGACGGCTCCCCCGCTCCGACAGCCGCTGTCTCCGCCAGGGGCGTCTCCAAGAGCTACGGGCGCGGCGAGACCGCCGTCCACGCCCTCCGCGACGTCTCACTCGACTTCGACCGGGGACGTTTCACAGCCATCATGGGTCCGTCCGGCTCCGGCAAATCGACACTCATGCACTGCCTCGCCGGCCTCGACAGCATCGATGCCGGACGGCTCTGGATCGGCGGGACCGACATCACCGGGCTGCCCGATACCGCACTGACCCGACTGCGCCGCGAGCGCGTCGGGTTCGTGTTCCAGGCCTTCAATCTCGTGCCGACCCTGACGGCGGAGCAGAACATCACCCTGCCGGTGGCCCTCGCCGGTGGCAGCGTGGACACCGACTGGCTGCAGCAGATCTCGTCCTCCCTGGGACTGACCGACCGGTTGTCCCACCGCCCCCACGAGCTCTCCGGCGGACAGCAGCAGAGGGTCGCCGTCGCCCGCGCCCTCCTGACGAGGCCGGACGTGATCTTCGGCGACGAGCCCACGGGCAATCTCGACTCGACCACGGGTGCGGAGGTGCTGTCCCTCCTGCGGCGGAGTTGCCGCGAGATGGGCCAGAGCATCATCATGGTCACCCACGACCCGGTCGCGGCCTCCTACGCCGACCGGGTGGTCCTCCTCGAGGACGGTGCGCTCGTCGGCGAACTCGAGCAGTCCACACCCGAGGCCATCCTCGGTGCACTCGCGAAGCTGGGGGCATAG
- a CDS encoding putative bifunctional diguanylate cyclase/phosphodiesterase, producing the protein MSADNKDPRLAMLVESIVRLSRGELSSRIEPSTARDEVDAVITGVNLLAEELEQVYEQFEKRVESRTAMLRQAHLDMMKMAMSDALTGLANRVALMEGIEEALGQAANGAAPPALLLLDLDSFKNVNDRFGHDAGDRVLQEVAARLNSVVRESDLVARLGGDEFAILLPAASKEVATQVARRALEVLGEQIQLDSLHVTAKASIGVRLGAPGQTADDLLLDADTAMYAAKREGRSIIKIFEPVMLYSRQLRSQMAAELRGAISSDELILHYQPVVELATNRILGVEVLVRWQHPLRGLIPPDTFIPLAEEIGVIHDLDRWVMSNSLRQLAEWRKDFALDDDFQLRVNLSAVELKQLDLVDHVRSLLRALHLPAHSLVIEITETAIVTRGEVEMYSLLSLQQLGVGIEIDDFGTGYSSISYLRELPVSMVKVDRSLLVELNTRTGQLEFVAAILQLIRAAGLEAVFEGIETREQADQLRALGCASGQGYYFSRPLPADDASALLATTRYLRAGEGIDGSEIAPSR; encoded by the coding sequence ATGAGCGCTGACAACAAGGACCCCCGGCTCGCGATGCTGGTCGAGAGCATCGTCCGGCTCTCCCGAGGAGAACTGAGCAGCCGCATCGAACCCTCGACCGCGAGGGACGAGGTGGACGCCGTCATCACCGGCGTGAACCTGCTCGCCGAGGAACTCGAGCAGGTCTACGAGCAGTTCGAGAAGCGCGTCGAGAGCCGTACCGCCATGCTTCGCCAGGCACACCTGGACATGATGAAGATGGCGATGTCCGACGCCCTGACCGGCCTCGCCAACCGCGTCGCGCTGATGGAGGGGATCGAGGAAGCACTCGGCCAGGCCGCGAACGGCGCAGCGCCTCCGGCCCTTCTGCTCCTCGACCTGGACAGCTTCAAGAACGTGAACGACCGCTTCGGCCACGATGCCGGCGATCGCGTCCTCCAGGAAGTCGCCGCTCGGCTCAACAGCGTCGTACGCGAGAGCGACCTCGTGGCGCGCCTCGGCGGCGACGAGTTCGCGATCCTACTTCCTGCCGCCTCAAAGGAAGTCGCCACACAGGTAGCGCGCCGCGCCCTCGAAGTCCTGGGCGAACAGATCCAGCTGGATTCGCTCCACGTCACCGCGAAGGCGAGCATCGGTGTCCGCCTGGGCGCTCCCGGCCAGACGGCCGACGACCTCCTGCTGGATGCGGACACGGCCATGTACGCGGCGAAGCGCGAGGGGCGCAGCATCATCAAGATCTTCGAACCGGTGATGCTCTACTCGCGGCAGCTGCGGAGCCAGATGGCCGCCGAGTTGCGCGGCGCCATCAGTTCCGATGAGTTGATCCTCCATTACCAGCCGGTGGTGGAGCTGGCCACGAACCGGATCCTGGGCGTCGAGGTCCTCGTACGGTGGCAGCACCCCCTGCGCGGACTGATTCCCCCGGACACCTTCATCCCGTTGGCCGAGGAGATCGGGGTCATCCACGACCTGGACCGCTGGGTCATGTCCAACTCGCTGAGGCAGCTCGCAGAGTGGCGGAAGGACTTCGCGCTCGACGACGACTTCCAGCTGAGGGTCAATCTGTCCGCCGTCGAACTCAAGCAGCTCGACCTCGTCGACCACGTCCGGTCCCTGCTCCGGGCACTGCATCTGCCGGCGCACAGCCTCGTGATCGAGATCACCGAAACGGCGATCGTGACGCGGGGTGAGGTGGAGATGTACTCGCTGCTGAGCCTGCAGCAGCTCGGGGTCGGCATCGAGATCGACGACTTCGGAACGGGCTATTCCTCCATCAGCTACCTCCGCGAACTGCCTGTCAGCATGGTCAAGGTGGACCGCTCCCTCCTGGTCGAGCTGAACACGAGGACCGGCCAGCTCGAGTTCGTCGCGGCGATCCTGCAGCTCATCCGGGCGGCCGGACTCGAAGCGGTCTTCGAGGGCATCGAGACGCGGGAGCAGGCGGACCAGTTGCGGGCGCTCGGCTGCGCCAGCGGCCAGGGGTACTACTTCAGCCGACCCCTGCCCGCCGACGACGCATCAGCACTTCTCGCAACCACGCGTTACCTCCGTGCCGGTGAGGGCATCGACGGTTCGGAGATCGCGCCCTCCCGCTGA